From the Oleiphilus messinensis genome, one window contains:
- a CDS encoding putative solute-binding protein, whose protein sequence is MTNRSSKRVSGFQAMLAAIMLFPVLVFAADATLRDRIYDQSLPIQERIAAMQAFTGLKPDADRVYRICIWDIFGRSGPIFAAAQQQRTKIMKYGINVEMVAYTSESIMVEELKSGTCDAALMSGLRARLFNKYTGTLDSIGGFPERNQMRLALQLMADPRSAERMVSGEYVVMGIAPGGAAHVFVNDRSINTLAKASGKRVVVLDYDPTQARMIAGVGATPVVADIVNAPNMFNTGVVDVLAAPLAGYEVLELYKGLSPDGGIIDLPLTHITMQLIGRTEIVPNELAQFVREAFFEGFDQIISRVEVEEKRVPEKWWISIPDPDRVEYEKMMQQARLQLRDEGYYSGEMLTLQRKIRCRTDSSREECTNPVE, encoded by the coding sequence ATGACGAATCGATCCTCAAAGAGAGTGAGCGGCTTCCAGGCAATGCTCGCGGCAATAATGTTGTTCCCTGTTTTGGTTTTTGCGGCTGATGCCACTTTGCGAGATCGCATTTATGACCAGTCCTTGCCGATTCAGGAGCGCATTGCGGCCATGCAGGCGTTCACGGGTCTGAAGCCCGATGCCGACCGGGTTTATCGTATCTGTATCTGGGATATTTTTGGCCGATCCGGCCCTATTTTCGCGGCCGCCCAGCAGCAGCGCACCAAGATCATGAAGTACGGAATCAATGTTGAAATGGTGGCTTACACCAGTGAGTCGATCATGGTGGAAGAGTTAAAATCCGGTACCTGTGATGCAGCATTAATGAGTGGCTTGCGCGCACGGCTGTTCAACAAATACACCGGGACACTGGATTCCATTGGTGGCTTCCCGGAGCGAAATCAAATGCGTCTGGCGCTGCAATTAATGGCAGATCCACGCAGTGCAGAGCGTATGGTCAGTGGTGAGTATGTGGTGATGGGCATTGCACCGGGTGGCGCGGCCCATGTGTTTGTCAATGACCGCAGTATTAATACCCTGGCAAAAGCCTCGGGTAAACGAGTTGTGGTGCTGGATTATGATCCAACACAAGCGCGCATGATCGCAGGGGTAGGGGCCACGCCGGTGGTTGCCGATATCGTGAATGCGCCAAACATGTTTAACACTGGTGTTGTGGATGTGCTCGCTGCACCCTTGGCGGGTTATGAAGTATTGGAACTGTACAAAGGGCTGTCGCCCGATGGCGGGATTATCGATCTTCCCTTGACCCACATTACCATGCAACTGATTGGCCGAACGGAGATCGTGCCCAACGAGCTCGCGCAATTTGTTCGGGAAGCATTTTTTGAAGGGTTTGATCAAATTATCAGCCGCGTTGAGGTGGAAGAGAAGCGGGTACCCGAAAAATGGTGGATCAGTATTCCCGATCCAGACCGGGTTGAGTATGAAAAAATGATGCAACAGGCCCGTTTACAACTGCGAGATGAGGGCTATTACAGCGGGGAAATGCTGACCTTGCAGCGTAAAATCCGCTGTCGCACCGATAGCAGCCGAGAAGAATGCACCAATCCGGTTGAGTAA
- the mpl gene encoding UDP-N-acetylmuramate:L-alanyl-gamma-D-glutamyl-meso-diaminopimelate ligase translates to MHIHILGICGTFMGSLAVLAKQMGFEVTGSDQGVYPPMSTQLESQGIKLMQGYDPKHLQPHPDMVVIGNAMSRGNPAVEYVLNQGLDYVSGPEWLARYVLRERWTLAVAGTHGKTTTSTMLAWILDYAGMAPGFLIGGVPQNFSASARLGESSFFVVEADEYDSAFFDKRSKFVHYRPRTLIINNVEFDHADIFPDLDAIQTQFHHCVRTVPGIGQVIYPAHDAHIQAVLDKGCWAEQQPFVVESESESGDWNAQLLQPDGSHFLVSTGDCMAKTHEVEVRWGMTGLHNVSNGIAAMMAACHVGIMPEVAAQALCAFGGVKRRMELLSQAGGLFLYDDFAHHPTAIKTTLDGLRKRVGESRIVALIEPRSNTMKMGVHQTSLLPSAEQADHVIWANLGGLGWLEKSVAQVESGQHELGQNIDELLALTENAVRMFREQDPEKEVHVVVMSNGGFGGIHEKLSQQISKWA, encoded by the coding sequence ATGCATATACACATTCTGGGGATTTGCGGCACCTTTATGGGTAGCCTGGCCGTGTTGGCTAAACAAATGGGATTCGAAGTAACCGGGTCTGATCAGGGCGTCTATCCACCCATGAGTACTCAGCTCGAGAGCCAGGGAATCAAACTTATGCAAGGCTATGATCCCAAGCACTTGCAGCCACACCCGGATATGGTCGTCATTGGCAACGCCATGTCCCGGGGCAATCCTGCAGTAGAATATGTGTTGAATCAGGGGCTGGATTATGTTTCGGGCCCGGAATGGCTAGCCCGTTACGTTCTTCGTGAGCGCTGGACCCTTGCAGTCGCCGGAACCCACGGTAAAACAACCACCAGCACCATGTTGGCCTGGATTCTGGACTATGCCGGCATGGCACCCGGATTTTTGATTGGCGGTGTACCGCAAAACTTTTCAGCCTCGGCTCGACTGGGGGAATCATCGTTCTTTGTGGTCGAAGCGGACGAGTACGACAGTGCATTTTTCGACAAACGCTCAAAGTTTGTCCATTATCGGCCACGAACGCTGATCATTAATAATGTTGAGTTTGATCATGCTGATATTTTCCCGGATCTGGACGCGATTCAAACCCAGTTTCATCATTGTGTCCGGACTGTTCCCGGGATCGGCCAGGTGATTTATCCCGCCCATGATGCGCATATTCAAGCTGTTCTGGATAAAGGTTGCTGGGCGGAGCAACAACCCTTTGTTGTGGAATCAGAAAGCGAAAGCGGGGACTGGAACGCTCAATTGCTGCAACCGGATGGCAGCCATTTCCTCGTCAGTACTGGAGACTGCATGGCGAAGACTCATGAAGTGGAAGTGCGCTGGGGAATGACCGGTTTGCATAATGTCAGCAATGGTATCGCGGCGATGATGGCAGCGTGTCACGTCGGGATTATGCCTGAAGTTGCGGCGCAGGCATTGTGTGCTTTCGGCGGGGTAAAACGGCGTATGGAGCTATTGTCTCAAGCCGGCGGTTTGTTTCTTTATGATGATTTTGCCCATCACCCAACCGCGATAAAGACCACGCTGGACGGTTTGCGCAAGCGCGTGGGGGAGAGCCGAATCGTTGCCTTGATTGAACCCCGCTCCAACACCATGAAAATGGGGGTTCATCAAACCTCTCTATTGCCTTCTGCCGAACAGGCTGATCATGTTATTTGGGCAAATCTGGGTGGATTGGGCTGGCTGGAAAAGTCGGTAGCTCAGGTTGAGTCCGGTCAGCATGAACTGGGACAAAATATTGACGAGCTGTTGGCGCTCACCGAAAACGCCGTTCGAATGTTTCGCGAGCAAGATCCGGAAAAAGAAGTGCATGTTGTTGTGATGAGCAATGGCGGGTTCGGCGGAATCCATGAAAAACTAAGCCAGCAAATTTCAAAGTGGGCCTGA
- a CDS encoding 6-phosphofructokinase, with protein MAIKNAFYAQSGGVTAVINATACGLIETARANADRIGKVYAGHNGIIGALREELIDTSLESDATISALKHTPGGAFGSCRYKLKNMTENKREYERLIEVFQAHDIGYFFYNGGGDSQDTAYKVSQLSEKMGYPITCIGVPKTVDNDLPFTDNCPGFGSVAKYVAVSIREAGLDIASMCASSTKVFVLEVMGRHAGWIAAAGGLAAEQEGQPPHVIIFPEIHFDRTRFLKKVDESVKKYGFCCIVASEGAQYEDGRFLADAGTTDVFGHTQLGGVAPMLANMIKEALGYKYHWATSDYLQRSARHVASATDVDHAYAVGKSAVEFALAGKNAVMPIIVRNPGETYSWSIGEAPLSQVANQEKKMPIHYISDDGFGITDECREYLMPLTLGENYPPYKNGLPDYVQLQNQMVAKKLDTDFEL; from the coding sequence ATGGCAATCAAAAATGCATTCTATGCTCAGTCCGGCGGTGTTACCGCAGTGATCAATGCAACAGCCTGCGGCCTGATCGAGACCGCCAGAGCTAACGCTGATCGAATCGGAAAAGTATATGCAGGCCATAATGGCATTATTGGCGCGCTACGGGAAGAGCTGATTGATACCAGCCTGGAATCCGATGCGACCATAAGTGCTCTGAAGCACACTCCCGGCGGGGCGTTTGGCTCTTGTCGCTATAAACTGAAGAACATGACTGAAAACAAGCGTGAATACGAGCGATTGATCGAGGTGTTTCAGGCACACGATATCGGTTATTTTTTCTACAACGGTGGTGGCGACTCACAGGATACCGCATACAAAGTCTCCCAACTGAGTGAAAAAATGGGCTATCCCATCACCTGTATTGGTGTGCCCAAAACGGTTGATAACGACCTGCCATTCACAGACAACTGCCCTGGCTTTGGCTCCGTTGCCAAATATGTTGCGGTGTCGATTCGTGAAGCCGGGCTGGACATCGCCTCAATGTGCGCGTCATCAACCAAGGTGTTTGTCCTGGAAGTCATGGGCCGACATGCAGGCTGGATCGCGGCAGCCGGAGGACTGGCAGCCGAACAGGAAGGCCAGCCGCCACACGTGATCATTTTCCCTGAAATCCACTTTGACCGTACCCGCTTTCTAAAGAAAGTAGACGAGAGTGTCAAAAAATATGGCTTCTGCTGTATTGTTGCATCCGAGGGCGCACAGTATGAAGATGGCCGCTTCCTCGCCGATGCCGGCACCACAGATGTGTTTGGTCACACACAATTAGGCGGTGTCGCGCCCATGCTGGCCAATATGATCAAAGAGGCCCTGGGCTATAAATATCACTGGGCGACCTCCGATTACTTGCAACGCTCTGCCCGTCACGTTGCCTCTGCCACCGACGTTGATCACGCTTATGCCGTCGGGAAATCCGCCGTTGAATTCGCTCTGGCCGGTAAAAATGCAGTGATGCCTATCATTGTCCGGAATCCTGGTGAAACCTACAGCTGGAGCATTGGCGAAGCGCCACTGAGTCAGGTGGCAAACCAGGAGAAGAAAATGCCAATCCATTACATCTCGGATGATGGCTTCGGCATTACGGATGAGTGTCGGGAATACCTCATGCCGTTGACACTCGGAGAAAACTACCCGCCCTACAAAAATGGCTTGCCGGATTACGTGCAATTGCAAAACCAGATGGTCGCGAAAAAACTCGATACTGATTTTGAGCTTTAA
- a CDS encoding glycine zipper 2TM domain-containing protein — translation MDNLKTISTHTDETTNTLPVMRAEAKRPHKYGPKLATTLLAFTLVTAPSAWAGHKDRHITYAKVTNVKPVTETIVTRVPHEECWTERVRYEEPARDNRSYTGTILGGIIGGAVGHAVGHKKRNKQVGTAVGAVLGASIGHDLSNRHYTNNRSTTHYRDEQRCETYYEKEYTESVVGYDVWYRYHGEVYQTRMAEHPGKRIPVRVSVSPVR, via the coding sequence ATGGACAATCTGAAAACAATTTCGACTCATACCGACGAAACAACCAACACGTTACCCGTCATGCGGGCCGAAGCTAAAAGACCCCATAAATACGGTCCTAAGCTGGCCACGACCTTACTGGCGTTCACTTTGGTTACTGCGCCAAGTGCCTGGGCTGGCCATAAAGATCGACATATCACGTACGCCAAAGTGACCAACGTGAAACCAGTGACAGAGACCATCGTAACGCGAGTACCTCACGAAGAATGCTGGACCGAGCGGGTGCGCTACGAGGAACCCGCACGCGATAACCGCTCCTATACCGGCACCATTTTAGGCGGAATTATCGGTGGTGCGGTGGGTCACGCAGTCGGCCATAAAAAACGCAACAAGCAAGTGGGTACTGCCGTGGGTGCGGTACTGGGTGCATCAATCGGTCATGATTTATCCAACCGCCACTACACAAATAATCGGTCTACCACGCACTATCGTGACGAACAGCGTTGTGAGACCTACTATGAGAAAGAATATACTGAAAGCGTAGTGGGTTATGATGTATGGTACCGCTATCACGGCGAAGTGTATCAAACCCGGATGGCGGAGCATCCCGGAAAACGTATCCCGGTGAGAGTTTCTGTGAGCCCTGTTCGTTGA
- a CDS encoding PepSY domain-containing protein: MSAPLHGVHIRPHLYTLLIFVLFGGIGVNIAHSAPRSPETIQFLAQADQVSEREAADIAKDNAEDKILLIERVDLDGVPGYRVKILKRNGRVKSVFVNAQNGRRMSLGKRR, from the coding sequence ATGTCAGCCCCCCTGCACGGGGTGCACATCAGGCCACATCTGTATACTCTCCTGATCTTTGTACTCTTTGGCGGTATTGGTGTAAACATCGCTCATAGTGCCCCCCGCAGTCCCGAAACCATTCAGTTTCTCGCTCAGGCAGACCAGGTATCCGAGCGCGAAGCGGCCGATATCGCCAAGGACAACGCGGAAGACAAAATCCTCTTAATCGAGCGAGTTGATCTCGACGGCGTGCCCGGCTACCGGGTTAAAATCCTGAAACGCAATGGCCGCGTCAAGTCCGTGTTCGTCAATGCACAGAATGGCCGAAGAATGTCTTTGGGTAAACGACGTTAA
- a CDS encoding response regulator transcription factor: MKVLIIEDDAVLRQQLEEILVKQQYAVDSAADGEQGLYYGQEYDYDLAIIDIGLPKMTGIEVIQKLRSEQKRYPILILTARGDWTDKVDGLEAGADDYLVKPFHVEEMLARARALIRRYSGASQPQLEFGPLQLNLTEKSVMLEGKAVELTAYEYNTLEYLALNRSKVISKTELTEHLYAQDYDRDSNVIEVFVGRLRKKLSTPEYNCPIVTIRGQGYRFSPPAEESV, from the coding sequence ATGAAAGTGCTAATAATCGAAGATGACGCCGTGTTACGCCAGCAATTGGAAGAGATTCTGGTCAAGCAGCAATATGCCGTCGACAGCGCCGCCGATGGTGAACAAGGTCTCTACTATGGCCAGGAATACGACTATGACTTGGCGATTATCGATATAGGCCTCCCGAAGATGACAGGCATTGAAGTCATCCAGAAACTGCGATCAGAGCAAAAGCGATACCCCATTCTGATTTTGACCGCCCGCGGCGACTGGACAGACAAAGTGGATGGTCTGGAGGCCGGTGCTGATGATTACCTTGTCAAGCCGTTTCATGTAGAAGAAATGCTGGCCCGTGCTCGCGCGTTAATCCGCCGTTACTCCGGTGCGAGCCAACCACAATTGGAGTTTGGCCCGCTGCAGCTTAATCTGACCGAAAAGTCAGTGATGCTTGAAGGGAAAGCCGTTGAGTTAACGGCTTATGAATACAACACCCTGGAGTATCTGGCGTTAAATCGCTCTAAAGTTATTTCCAAAACGGAACTCACCGAACACCTTTATGCCCAGGATTATGACCGGGACAGCAATGTGATCGAAGTGTTTGTAGGCCGATTGCGTAAAAAACTGAGTACACCGGAATACAACTGTCCGATTGTAACGATTCGGGGTCAGGGGTATCGGTTTTCACCACCCGCTGAAGAATCGGTCTGA